A single Campylobacter concisus DNA region contains:
- the nusA gene encoding transcription elongation factor NusA (modifies transcription through interactions with RNA polymerase affecting elongation, readthrough, termination, and antitermination), with protein sequence MERISDIIESIANEKNLEIEDVKERVIRALINTAKRVYGENYEYDVSIDANKNLKLYQKISIVANDDERLEEDNEHFLSLKEAKKIDSGVEIGDELTYELSLDNLGRTAAQTLHKELEYHIQRLVEEKILQKYNEMSGHMVFGPVVRVDNDENTFIEIDELRAVLPRKNRIKGEKFKVGDVVKAVIRKVFTDKNLGIKVELSRTSPKFLEALLTSEVPEIKDGGIIIQGSARIPGERAKVALISTTPNIDPVGATVGTKGVRINAVSKELHGESIDAIEYTTEPAILVARAMAPAIITSVKIEKNKAIVTLASEQKSKAIGKNGINIRLASMLTGYEIELNELGSKTSSNAENNEPIKDLKALFGDN encoded by the coding sequence ATGGAAAGAATTTCAGATATCATCGAGTCAATTGCAAATGAAAAAAATTTAGAGATAGAAGATGTAAAAGAGCGCGTTATAAGAGCCTTGATAAATACTGCAAAAAGAGTTTATGGCGAAAATTATGAGTATGACGTGAGCATCGATGCAAATAAAAATTTAAAGCTTTATCAAAAAATTTCAATCGTAGCAAACGACGATGAGAGGCTTGAAGAGGATAATGAGCACTTTTTAAGCTTAAAAGAGGCTAAAAAGATAGACAGTGGCGTAGAGATCGGAGATGAGCTCACTTACGAGCTAAGCCTTGATAACCTTGGCAGAACCGCAGCTCAAACGCTTCACAAGGAGCTTGAGTATCACATCCAGCGCCTAGTTGAAGAGAAAATTTTACAAAAATATAATGAGATGAGCGGCCACATGGTTTTTGGCCCAGTTGTTAGAGTTGACAATGACGAAAATACATTTATTGAAATTGACGAGCTTCGCGCTGTTTTACCACGTAAAAACCGTATAAAAGGCGAAAAATTTAAAGTGGGAGACGTCGTAAAAGCTGTTATTCGAAAAGTCTTTACAGATAAAAATTTAGGCATAAAAGTAGAACTCTCAAGAACTTCACCAAAATTTCTTGAAGCACTGCTGACTTCTGAAGTGCCTGAGATAAAAGATGGTGGCATCATCATTCAAGGAAGTGCGAGAATTCCTGGTGAAAGAGCTAAAGTAGCGCTCATCTCAACCACTCCAAACATCGATCCAGTCGGCGCAACCGTCGGCACAAAGGGTGTTAGGATAAATGCTGTAAGTAAAGAGCTTCACGGTGAGAGCATCGATGCGATCGAATACACCACAGAGCCAGCGATCTTGGTGGCTCGCGCTATGGCGCCTGCGATCATTACATCTGTAAAGATCGAAAAAAATAAGGCAATTGTAACATTAGCGAGCGAACAAAAGAGCAAGGCGATCGGCAAAAACGGCATAAATATCCGCCTAGCAAGCATGCTAACTGGCTATGAGATTGAGCTAAATGAGCTTGGCTCAAAAACTAGTAGTAATGCAGAAAATAATGAGCCAATCAAAGACTTAAAAGCACTTTTTGGTGATAACTAG
- a CDS encoding diadenosine tetraphosphatase translates to MKFQIRKAARADIDVICELVRELASYENLSDQVTFTNEIFADSIFDKNYAKALLCESEGRVIGYAIYFYTFSTFLGLGGIYLEDIYVKKEFRNQGIGKAFFKFLAQICKDENLKRLEWCCLNWNEPSIKFYESMGAKNQSLEWRNYRLDGENLEKLLNV, encoded by the coding sequence GTGAAATTTCAAATAAGAAAAGCGGCTAGAGCTGATATAGATGTAATTTGCGAGCTTGTAAGAGAGCTTGCTAGCTATGAGAATTTGAGCGATCAAGTCACTTTTACAAATGAAATTTTTGCAGACTCTATATTTGATAAAAACTACGCAAAAGCCCTTCTCTGCGAGAGTGAGGGCAGAGTGATAGGATATGCTATCTATTTTTACACATTTTCTACATTTTTGGGGCTTGGTGGGATCTATCTTGAGGACATTTACGTCAAAAAAGAGTTTAGAAATCAAGGTATCGGCAAGGCATTTTTTAAATTTTTAGCTCAAATTTGCAAGGATGAAAATTTAAAAAGGCTTGAGTGGTGCTGCCTAAACTGGAATGAGCCAAGTATTAAATTTTATGAAAGCATGGGTGCTAAAAATCAATCTCTTGAATGGAGAAA